In Eleutherodactylus coqui strain aEleCoq1 chromosome 11, aEleCoq1.hap1, whole genome shotgun sequence, a single window of DNA contains:
- the LOC136582661 gene encoding basic proline-rich protein-like, which produces MARCCGRPVCIVSIDASPCPDWPPPADRAVSKWGQDNPVRAANDPHERIVSRRRAQAVIPLHPRNKQRRISVQECSLAPKHGSESLQIANDRPQRAGEQPRPGERPPARDPESGPRHETQRAGEQKRPGERRLARHLERSLQHKTQRAAPGTKPRGWTPAQDPESGARHETQRAAPGTRPRERPPSRDPESGLRHETQRAAPGPRPRERPPARDPESGPRPETQRAAPGPRPRERPPARDPESGPRPETQRAAPGPRPRERPPARDPESGPRPETQRAAPGPRPRERPPARDPESGPRPETQRAAPGPRPRERPPARDPESGARHETQRAASVTRPRERPPSRNPESGPRPETQRAAPGPRPRERPPARDPESGPRPETQRAAPGTRPRERPPARDPESGPRHETQRAAPGTRKMLRPTFTESLQISNYRPQRASEQPRPGERRLARDPESWRTDDTRRVAPGARPREQPPARNLERSLQHKTQRAAPGTKPRERCTAQDPESGARHETQRSAPGTRPRDRRPARDPEIGARHETQRSAPGTRPRDRRPARDPEIGARHETQRAASVTRPRERPPSRNPESGPRPETQRAASVTRPRERPPSRDPESGLRHETQRAAPGTRPRERPPARDPESGPRHETQRAAPGTRPRERPPARDPESGPRHETQRAAPGTRRRERPPARDPESGPRHETQRAAPGTRKMLRPTFTATCSQTATRELISSVLLHLLYIYKP; this is translated from the exons ATGGCGCGGTGCTGTGGCCGCCCTGTATGTATTGTGTCTATAGACGCCTCGCCGTGCCCTGATTGGCCGCCTCCTGCAGACCGCGCAGTCAGCAAATGGGGTCAGGATAATCCTGTCCGCGCAGCGAATGACCCCCACGAACGCATCGTGTCCCGCAGGAGGGCGCAGGCGGTTATTCCCCTTCACCCTAGAAATAAGCAGCGCCGAATATCTGTCCAGGAATGTTCCCTGGCGCCTAAACACGGATCC GAATCCTTACAGATCGCCAATGACCGGCCTCAGAGAGCTGGCGAACAGCCGAGACCCGGAGAGCGGCCCCCGGCACGAGACCCAGAGAGCGGCCCCCGGCACGAGACCCAGAGAGCTGGCGAACAGAAGAGACCCGGAGAGCGGCGCCTGGCGCGACACCTAGAGCGCAGCCTGCAGCACAAGACCCAGAGAGCGGCCCCTGGCACGAAACCCAGAGGGTGGACCCCGGCACAAGACCCAGAGAGCGGTGCACGGCACGAGACCCAGAGAGCGGCGCCCGGCACGAGACCCAGAGAGCGGCCTCCGTCACGAGACCCAGAGAGCGGCCTCCGTCACGAAACCCAGAGAGCGGCCCCCGGCCCGAGACCCAGAGAGCGGCCCCCGGCCCGAGACCCAGAGAGCGGCCCCCGGCCCGAGACCCAGAGAGCAGCCCCCGGCCCGAGACCCAGAGAGCGGCCCCCGGCCCGAGACCCAGAGAGCGGCCCCCGGCCCGAGACCCAGAGAGCGGCCCCCGGCCCGAGACCCAGAGAGCGGCCCCCGGCCCGAGACCCAGAGAGCGGCCCCCGGCCCGAGACCCAGAGAGCGGCCCCCGGCCCGAGACCCAGAGAGCGGCCCCCGGCCCGAGACCCAGAGAGCGGCCCCCGGCCCGAGACCCAGAGAGCGGCCCCCGGCCCGAGACCCAGAGAGCGGCCCCCGGCACGAGACCCAGAGAGCGGCGCCCGGCACGAGACCCAGAGAGCGGCCTCCGTCACGAGACCCAGAGAGCGGCCTCCGTCACGAAACCCAGAGAGCGGCCCCCGGCCCGAGACCCAGAGAGCGGCCCCCGGCCCGAGACCCAGAGAGCGGCCCCCGGCCCGAGACCCAGAGAGCGGCCCCCGGCCCGAGACCCAGAGAGCGGCCCCCGGCACGAGACCCAGAGAGCGGCCCCCGGCACGAGACCCAGAGAGCGGCCCCCGGCACGAGACCCAGAGAGCGGCCCCCGGCACGAGGAAGATGCTGCGACCGACCTTCACG GAATCCTTACAGATCTCCAATTACCGGCCTCAGAGAGCCAGCGAACAGCCGAGACCCGGAGAGCGGCGCCTGGCGCGAGACCCAGAGAGCTGGCGAACAGACGACACCCGGAGAGTGGCGCCTGGCGCGAGACCTAGAGAGCAGCCTCCGGCACGAAACCTAGAGCGCAGCCTGCAGCACAAGACCCAGAGAGCGGCCCCTGGCACGAAACCCAGAGAGCGGTGCACGGCACAAGACCCAGAGAGCGGTGCACGGCACGAGACCCAGAGATCGGCGCCCGGCACGAGACCCAGAGATCGGCGCCCGGCACGAGACCCAGAGATCGGCGCCCGGCACGAGACCCAGAGATCGGCGCCCGGCACGAGACCCAGAGATCGGCGCCCGGCACGAGACCCAGAGATCGGCGCCCGGCACGAGACCCAGAGAGCGGCCTCCGTCACGAGACCCAGAGAGCGGCCTCCGTCACGAAACCCAGAGAGCGGCCCCCGGCCCGAGACCCAGAGAGCGGCCTCCGTCACGAGACCCAGAGAGCGGCCTCCGTCACGAGACCCAGAGAGCGGCCTCCGTCACGAGACCCAGAGAGCGGCCCCCGGCACGAGACCCAGAGAGCGGCCCCCGGCACGAGACCCAGAGAGCGGCCCCCGGCACGAGACCCAGAGAGCGGCCCCCGGCACGAGACCCAGAGAGCGGCCCCCGGCACGAGACCCAGAGAGCGGCCCCCGGCACGAGACGCAGAGAGCGGCCCCCGGCACGAGACGCAGAGAGCGGCCCCCGGCACGAGACCCAGAGAGCGGCCCCCGGCACGAGACCCAGAGAGCGGCCCCCGGCACGAGGAAGATGCTGCGACCGACCTTCACGGCAACGTGCAGCCAGACGGCGACGAGAGAATTGATATCATCGGTTTTACTTCATCTCCTCTACATATATAAACCTTAA